One window of the Mycobacterium sp. SVM_VP21 genome contains the following:
- a CDS encoding MarR family winged helix-turn-helix transcriptional regulator: MEDDSAETPAHHLPGLDEIEQRCWQVFLESSTLLLSMVNRRLLAQHSLSLFDFLVLDALARSADGSARMGDLAHALVLAPSRLTELMRRLESQGWVRRSRSRADGRGVIATITREGRAMVRPAARTYAQSVRVFYLAPMSRPQMIALGDSCRRISVPLKASAKSKRRRAGWQSGG; this comes from the coding sequence GTGGAGGACGACAGTGCCGAGACCCCAGCGCATCACTTGCCGGGTCTCGATGAGATCGAGCAGCGATGTTGGCAAGTGTTCCTGGAATCGTCGACGCTGTTGCTCTCGATGGTGAACCGTCGACTGCTCGCCCAGCACAGCTTGAGCCTGTTCGATTTCCTGGTGTTGGACGCGCTCGCTCGATCCGCCGATGGGTCAGCACGAATGGGCGATCTGGCCCACGCGCTGGTGCTGGCACCGAGCCGGCTCACCGAGCTGATGCGCCGGCTGGAATCACAGGGCTGGGTTCGTCGCAGCCGCAGCCGGGCCGACGGGCGCGGTGTGATCGCCACCATCACCCGGGAGGGCCGGGCGATGGTCCGGCCGGCGGCTCGGACCTATGCCCAGTCGGTGCGCGTGTTCTACCTCGCTCCGATGTCACGCCCGCAGATGATCGCCCTGGGGGACAGCTGCCGGCGCATCAGCGTGCCGTTGAAGGCGTCGGCGAAGTCCAAGCGGCGTCGGGCTGGTTGGCAGTCCGGAGGCTGA
- a CDS encoding MarR family transcriptional regulator, whose product MDETHDGWPMPWPAGRNGFETHRWGQLLSCSAAAAMALDVRLRGAHGLSLRDVLLLELLSTPDRRAHRLHALARELGVAPSCVANQVRRLEKRDLVTRSPSRSDPRGILPRITSAGHVRLRQVLEAYPLGYLRTGAVNSGSSK is encoded by the coding sequence GTGGACGAGACACACGACGGGTGGCCCATGCCGTGGCCGGCCGGACGGAACGGCTTCGAGACACACCGTTGGGGGCAGCTTCTGAGCTGCTCGGCCGCTGCGGCGATGGCACTGGACGTGCGCCTGCGGGGCGCACACGGCCTAAGTCTTCGGGACGTGCTGCTGTTGGAGCTGCTCAGCACGCCAGATCGGCGGGCCCACCGTCTTCATGCCCTGGCGCGGGAGCTGGGCGTGGCGCCGAGTTGTGTGGCCAACCAGGTTCGGCGGCTGGAGAAGCGAGACCTGGTCACCCGTAGTCCAAGTCGGTCCGATCCGCGTGGCATCCTGCCCCGGATCACCAGTGCGGGCCACGTGCGTCTGCGCCAAGTGTTGGAGGCCTATCCGCTGGGGTACCTGCGCACTGGCGCGGTCAACTCCGGTTCGAGCAAATGA
- a CDS encoding MarR family transcriptional regulator codes for MHELQAIAWLPGLNGIEQHCWQEFLACSLNVVDAVNVCLKGAHDLSIRDVLLLELLSRPRRREHRLCVLAETLGVTQGQLSTQIRRLEGHGWITRSPSPGDPRGILPRITSAGHTRLHAVMETYAQGIRVHYLNQLKHDQMVNLVDSCRRINDSLSTNGRRKALKAVR; via the coding sequence ATGCATGAACTTCAGGCAATAGCTTGGCTACCTGGGCTCAATGGAATCGAGCAGCACTGCTGGCAAGAGTTTCTGGCCTGCTCGCTGAATGTCGTTGACGCAGTGAACGTTTGCCTCAAGGGCGCCCATGATCTCTCGATACGTGACGTCCTGCTGCTGGAGCTGCTGAGCAGGCCCCGGCGCCGGGAGCACCGGCTGTGTGTCTTGGCGGAGACGCTGGGTGTGACGCAGGGGCAGTTGTCCACCCAGATCCGCCGGTTGGAAGGCCATGGCTGGATCACTCGCAGCCCGAGCCCGGGCGACCCCCGCGGCATCCTGCCCCGGATCACCAGTGCTGGGCATACTCGTCTGCACGCGGTGATGGAGACCTACGCGCAGGGCATCCGCGTGCACTACCTCAACCAGCTCAAGCACGACCAGATGGTCAATCTGGTTGACAGCTGCCGACGGATCAACGATTCTCTCAGCACGAATGGGCGCCGGAAGGCACTCAAAGCTGTGCGCTGA
- a CDS encoding MarR family transcriptional regulator codes for MDEIRGIQSSPGPPGSNGVERRFWKLLLSGPVNLMAALDVRLRGAHGVTLRDVLLLELLSVPDRRAHRICVLAQTLGVSPGALAGQVRRLEERGLVTRSPCGRDRRGVLPRMTSEGYARLHAVLESHAHIDRVTGAEG; via the coding sequence GTGGACGAGATACGTGGGATCCAGTCCTCGCCGGGGCCACCTGGGTCGAACGGCGTCGAGCGACGTTTCTGGAAGCTGTTGCTGAGCGGCCCGGTCAATCTGATGGCGGCGCTAGACGTGCGCCTGCGTGGCGCACACGGAGTCACCCTTCGCGACGTCCTGCTGCTGGAGCTGCTCAGTGTCCCGGATCGGCGGGCACATCGCATCTGCGTGTTGGCTCAGACGCTGGGGGTGTCGCCGGGTGCGTTGGCCGGCCAGGTCCGCCGGTTGGAGGAGCGGGGTCTGGTCACCCGGAGTCCGTGCGGGCGTGACCGGCGGGGCGTGCTGCCCCGGATGACCAGCGAGGGCTACGCACGTCTTCACGCGGTGCTGGAGAGCCACGCGCATATCGACCGGGTGACAGGCGCGGAGGGGTGA
- a CDS encoding DUF3558 domain-containing protein: MSRRVLAGAVAVLAVVTSLTGCSREVGGTAVKAGAGDTKRNNNSERQYPNLLKECEVLTTDILAKTVGADPLDIQSTFVGAICRWQAANPAGLIDITRFWFEQGSLDNERKVAEFLKYQIETKTIVGVPSIVMRPADPNGSCGVASDAAGVVGWWVNPQAPGIDACEQALKLMELTLATNS, encoded by the coding sequence ATGAGCCGGCGGGTCCTGGCCGGGGCGGTCGCGGTGTTGGCAGTGGTGACCAGCTTGACGGGTTGCTCCCGTGAGGTGGGCGGCACCGCCGTCAAGGCCGGCGCGGGCGACACCAAGCGCAACAACAACTCCGAGCGGCAGTACCCGAACCTGCTCAAGGAGTGCGAGGTGCTGACCACCGACATCTTGGCCAAGACGGTGGGGGCCGACCCGCTCGACATCCAGAGCACCTTCGTCGGCGCCATCTGCCGCTGGCAGGCGGCCAACCCGGCCGGGCTGATCGACATCACCCGGTTCTGGTTCGAGCAGGGCAGCCTGGACAACGAACGCAAGGTCGCTGAGTTCCTGAAGTATCAGATCGAGACCAAGACCATCGTGGGCGTGCCCTCGATCGTGATGCGTCCGGCCGACCCGAACGGCTCCTGTGGGGTCGCCAGCGACGCCGCCGGTGTGGTCGGTTGGTGGGTCAACCCGCAGGCACCCGGGATCGACGCATGCGAGCAGGCCTTGAAACTGATGGAGCTGACGCTCGCGACGAACTCCTGA
- a CDS encoding DUF3558 domain-containing protein: protein MVGGCSDSDSPEAQGGGQSASPTAEQSNHGPSFPQCGGISDETIANLTRVAGVVGTAQNSVGCQWLLRGGIMGPHFSFSWYRGSPIGRERKTEEVSRTSVEDINIDGHSGFIAIGTAPTMGDNLCEVGIQFKDDFIEWSVSFAQKPFPDPCDVAKELTRQSIANSK, encoded by the coding sequence ATGGTCGGCGGATGTTCTGACTCCGACTCGCCTGAAGCCCAGGGCGGCGGCCAGTCTGCGTCGCCGACGGCCGAGCAGAGCAATCATGGTCCGTCGTTCCCGCAGTGCGGTGGCATCAGTGACGAGACGATCGCGAACCTGACCAGGGTGGCGGGGGTGGTCGGCACCGCCCAGAACTCGGTGGGCTGCCAGTGGCTGCTGCGCGGCGGGATCATGGGCCCGCACTTCTCCTTCTCCTGGTATCGGGGGAGCCCCATCGGCCGCGAGCGCAAGACCGAAGAGGTGTCGCGGACTTCCGTGGAGGACATCAACATCGACGGCCACAGCGGTTTCATCGCGATCGGCACCGCCCCGACGATGGGCGACAACCTGTGTGAGGTCGGCATCCAATTCAAAGATGACTTCATCGAGTGGTCGGTGAGCTTCGCTCAGAAGCCGTTCCCGGATCCGTGCGACGTCGCCAAAGAGCTGACCCGCCAGTCGATTGCGAACTCGAAATGA
- a CDS encoding ABC transporter ATP-binding protein/permease — translation MLLALLRCYLRPYRWPVAAVMALQLISTLASLYLPTVNATIIDDGVVRGDTAIIIRLGAVMLGVTGLQMLCAIAAVYFGARTGTGFGRDLRRAVFAQVIRFSERETTRFGAPTLLTRTTNDVRQIQLVVQLGASTLVTAPIMCIGGVLMAVHQDAGLAWLLAVSVPLLALANYLIVSRMLPLFRRMQMLIDNINRVLRDQLTGIRVIRAFAREPFEKDRFAQANTALSDASLTVGNLQVLMLPTTTLIINASSVALIWFGALRIDAGQMQIGSLIAFLSYFMQILMAVLMATMVLAILPRAAVCAERITAVLSTEPTIGPPAQPVSPSSRTGEIRLDGVGFRYPGADRSVLSGVSLTALPGTTTAVVGSTGSGKTTLVSLICRLRDATDGAVLIDGVDVRDRDPEELWSGLGLVPQRGYLFSGTVADNLRYGAPAGATVSDEQMWAALRVAAADDFVAAHPDGLAMPVAQGGINLSGGQRQRLAIARAVIRRPAIYLFDDAFSALDTGTDARVRAALREVAAEATVIIVAQRISTVTQADQVIVLDDGRVVGTGTHQQLLADCPTYAEFAESQSVTAGVGGQ, via the coding sequence ATGCTTCTGGCGCTGCTGCGCTGCTACCTCAGGCCCTACCGCTGGCCGGTCGCTGCGGTGATGGCCCTGCAACTGATCAGCACGCTGGCTTCGCTGTACCTGCCGACCGTCAACGCCACGATCATCGACGACGGCGTGGTCCGCGGTGACACCGCGATCATCATTCGGCTCGGTGCGGTGATGCTCGGCGTCACCGGCCTGCAGATGCTGTGCGCCATCGCCGCGGTCTACTTCGGCGCGCGTACCGGAACGGGCTTCGGGCGCGATCTGCGCCGGGCGGTGTTCGCCCAGGTGATCCGATTCTCCGAACGCGAAACCACCCGGTTCGGGGCGCCAACCCTGTTGACCCGCACCACCAACGACGTCCGCCAGATCCAGCTGGTGGTGCAGCTGGGCGCCAGCACGCTGGTCACCGCGCCGATCATGTGCATCGGTGGGGTGCTGATGGCGGTGCACCAGGACGCGGGACTGGCCTGGCTGCTGGCCGTCAGCGTGCCGTTGCTGGCGCTGGCCAACTACCTGATCGTGTCGCGCATGCTGCCCCTGTTCCGCCGCATGCAGATGCTGATCGACAACATCAACCGGGTGCTGCGCGACCAGCTCACCGGCATCCGGGTGATCCGCGCCTTCGCCCGCGAGCCGTTCGAGAAAGACCGGTTCGCCCAGGCCAACACGGCCCTGTCGGACGCCTCACTGACCGTCGGGAACCTGCAGGTCCTGATGCTGCCGACCACCACGCTGATCATCAACGCCTCCAGCGTCGCGCTGATCTGGTTCGGCGCGCTGCGCATCGATGCCGGACAGATGCAGATCGGGTCGCTGATCGCGTTCCTCTCCTACTTCATGCAAATCCTGATGGCCGTGCTGATGGCCACCATGGTGCTGGCGATCCTGCCGCGCGCCGCGGTCTGCGCCGAACGGATCACCGCGGTGCTGTCCACCGAACCGACCATCGGGCCCCCGGCCCAGCCGGTGTCACCGTCGTCGCGCACCGGCGAGATCCGGCTTGATGGTGTCGGCTTCCGCTACCCCGGTGCCGACCGCTCGGTGCTGTCCGGCGTGTCCTTGACCGCGCTGCCCGGCACCACCACCGCGGTGGTCGGCTCCACCGGATCAGGCAAGACCACCCTGGTGTCGCTGATCTGCCGGTTGCGCGACGCGACCGACGGGGCGGTGCTCATCGACGGAGTGGACGTACGCGACCGCGACCCCGAGGAGCTGTGGTCGGGCCTCGGGCTGGTGCCCCAGCGCGGCTATCTGTTCTCCGGCACCGTCGCCGACAACCTGCGCTACGGCGCCCCGGCGGGGGCAACCGTCAGCGACGAGCAGATGTGGGCGGCACTGCGGGTGGCCGCCGCCGACGACTTCGTGGCGGCCCACCCCGATGGGCTGGCGATGCCGGTGGCCCAGGGCGGGATCAACCTGTCCGGCGGACAGCGGCAACGGCTGGCGATCGCCCGGGCGGTAATCCGGAGGCCCGCGATCTATCTGTTCGACGACGCGTTCTCCGCCCTGGACACCGGCACCGACGCCCGGGTGCGTGCCGCCCTGCGCGAGGTGGCAGCCGAGGCGACAGTGATCATCGTGGCGCAGCGAATCTCGACCGTCACCCAGGCCGATCAGGTGATCGTCCTCGACGACGGCAGGGTGGTCGGCACCGGAACCCACCAGCAGCTGCTGGCCGACTGCCCCACCTATGCCGAGTTCGCCGAATCCCAGTCGGTGACTGCCGGGGTCGGTGGCCAGTGA
- a CDS encoding ABC transporter ATP-binding protein/permease, translated as MTAPVAAPTVRAAHFWPTALRLARQMGPQRRLVAAVISLSLGGIALGVAGPRILGHATDLVFNGIIGRGLPAGITKQQALEDARAAGRGTYAEMLSRMDVVPGTGIDFAAVARTLALAMGLYLVAALMVWTQARLLNVILQRTMRALRRDVEDKLHRLPLRYFDTQRRGELLSRVTNDVDNTATSVSMTVSHLFSSVLTVLVVLAMMLSISPLLALITVAGVPVTLLAVRSITQRSQRLFAAQWAATGQLGAHLEETYSGFTLVRTFGHRDWAQQRFDDCNDKLYRAGFGAQFFSGLIGPATGLIANLGYVAVAVVGGIQVATGQITLGSVQAFIAYVRQFNQPLGNLASMFNALQSGAASAERVFAFLDEPEEPPAPSTPLWGDLAGPRGRVEFREVSFGYRPGAPVIEDLSLSVAAGSTVAIVGPTGAGKTTLVNLLMRFYDVDRGQILIDGTDITAVDRGALRSSIGTVLQDTWLFTGTIAENIGYGRPGATEDEIIEAARAAHVDPFVRTLPDGYDTRVNDDGGAISAGEKQLITIARAFLAQPQLLILDEATSSVDTRTELLIQRAMRELRRGRTSFIIAHRLSTIRDADLILVMQAGRIVEQGTHVELLARRGAYWAMAEGS; from the coding sequence GTGACCGCACCCGTGGCGGCGCCGACGGTACGGGCCGCGCACTTCTGGCCGACCGCGCTGCGCCTGGCCCGCCAGATGGGACCGCAGCGCCGGCTGGTCGCAGCGGTCATCAGCCTGTCGCTGGGCGGTATCGCGCTCGGTGTGGCCGGACCGCGAATTCTCGGTCATGCCACCGATCTGGTGTTCAACGGCATCATCGGCCGCGGCCTGCCGGCGGGCATCACCAAGCAGCAGGCCCTCGAGGACGCCCGCGCCGCCGGCCGGGGCACCTACGCCGAGATGCTGTCGCGCATGGACGTGGTACCGGGCACGGGTATCGACTTCGCCGCGGTGGCGCGCACACTGGCGCTGGCGATGGGCCTGTATCTGGTTGCGGCGCTGATGGTCTGGACGCAGGCACGGTTGCTCAACGTGATCCTGCAGCGCACCATGCGGGCGCTGCGCCGCGACGTCGAAGACAAGCTGCACCGGCTGCCGCTGCGGTACTTCGACACTCAGCGGCGCGGGGAACTCTTGAGCCGGGTCACCAACGATGTCGACAACACCGCGACATCGGTGTCGATGACGGTCAGTCACCTGTTCTCCTCGGTGCTGACCGTGCTGGTGGTGCTGGCCATGATGCTGTCCATCTCGCCGCTGCTGGCCCTGATCACCGTGGCCGGTGTCCCGGTCACACTGCTGGCAGTACGGTCGATCACCCAGCGCTCCCAGCGATTGTTTGCCGCGCAGTGGGCGGCCACCGGGCAGCTGGGCGCCCATCTGGAGGAGACCTACAGCGGCTTCACCCTGGTGCGCACCTTCGGCCACCGCGACTGGGCACAACAACGGTTCGACGACTGCAACGACAAGTTGTATCGGGCCGGGTTCGGCGCGCAATTCTTCTCCGGTCTGATCGGGCCGGCGACCGGGCTGATCGCCAACCTCGGCTACGTCGCGGTCGCGGTGGTCGGCGGAATCCAGGTGGCCACCGGACAGATCACGCTGGGCAGCGTCCAGGCATTCATCGCCTACGTCCGCCAGTTCAACCAGCCGCTGGGCAATCTGGCCTCGATGTTCAACGCCCTGCAGTCCGGTGCCGCGAGCGCCGAACGGGTGTTTGCCTTCCTCGACGAACCCGAAGAACCCCCGGCTCCGTCGACGCCGCTGTGGGGCGACCTTGCCGGCCCGCGCGGCCGGGTCGAGTTCCGCGAGGTCAGCTTCGGCTACCGGCCCGGCGCGCCGGTGATCGAGGACCTGTCACTGAGCGTGGCAGCGGGCAGCACGGTGGCCATCGTCGGCCCAACCGGGGCCGGCAAGACCACCCTGGTCAACCTGCTGATGCGGTTCTACGACGTGGACCGCGGACAGATCCTGATCGACGGCACCGACATCACAGCCGTAGACCGCGGCGCACTGCGTTCGTCAATTGGCACGGTGCTGCAGGACACCTGGCTGTTCACCGGAACGATCGCCGAGAACATCGGCTACGGCCGGCCCGGCGCCACCGAGGACGAGATCATTGAGGCGGCCCGCGCCGCGCATGTCGACCCCTTCGTGCGGACCTTGCCGGACGGCTATGACACCCGGGTCAACGACGACGGCGGGGCCATCAGCGCCGGCGAGAAACAGCTGATCACCATCGCCCGGGCATTCCTGGCCCAGCCGCAACTACTGATCCTCGACGAGGCCACCAGTTCAGTGGACACCCGCACCGAACTGCTGATCCAGCGGGCCATGCGGGAGCTGCGCCGGGGACGCACCAGTTTCATTATCGCCCACCGGCTTTCGACGATCCGCGACGCGGACCTGATCCTGGTGATGCAGGCCGGCCGGATCGTCGAGCAAGGCACCCATGTTGAACTGCTGGCCCGCCGCGGGGCCTACTGGGCCATGGCCGAGGGCAGCTGA
- a CDS encoding type II toxin-antitoxin system prevent-host-death family antitoxin — MDVSVSTLRAELADWIERVRAGEEVVVTDRGTPVVRLVPVDTAPLLEQLTRQGILSRPRAASRPSASRAPRVHARGSVSDLVTEQRR, encoded by the coding sequence ATGGACGTCTCGGTGAGTACGTTGCGGGCCGAGCTGGCGGACTGGATCGAACGAGTTCGCGCCGGCGAGGAAGTCGTCGTCACTGATCGGGGAACGCCGGTAGTTCGCCTGGTGCCGGTAGACACCGCACCGTTGCTGGAGCAATTGACCCGACAAGGCATCCTGAGCCGACCGCGTGCGGCTTCCCGTCCTAGCGCCAGCCGGGCACCACGGGTGCATGCTCGAGGGTCGGTGTCGGATTTGGTGACTGAGCAACGTCGCTGA
- a CDS encoding type II toxin-antitoxin system VapC family toxin, with amino-acid sequence MAIVYFDSSAFVKLLIDEEGSDVAAALWDGCDAAVSSRLAYPEVLAALAAAGRARRLGADEQLQAQSMWEEFWAATRAVELTEDIAHQAGDLAATHALRGADAVHLASVLAIDGAVFAVWDQRLRAAGRETAARLAPSQ; translated from the coding sequence ATGGCGATCGTGTACTTCGACAGCAGCGCTTTCGTCAAACTCCTGATCGATGAGGAGGGCAGCGATGTCGCGGCAGCGCTATGGGACGGCTGCGATGCCGCGGTCTCATCCCGTTTGGCATATCCCGAGGTGCTCGCGGCACTGGCGGCCGCCGGCCGTGCGCGTCGCTTAGGCGCCGACGAGCAACTCCAAGCCCAGTCGATGTGGGAAGAGTTTTGGGCAGCCACCCGGGCGGTGGAGCTGACCGAGGACATTGCCCACCAAGCCGGCGATTTGGCCGCGACGCATGCGCTGCGTGGCGCCGACGCGGTCCACCTTGCCAGTGTTCTCGCTATCGACGGTGCCGTGTTCGCCGTATGGGACCAGCGGCTACGCGCTGCCGGCCGAGAGACCGCCGCAAGGCTGGCGCCGAGTCAATAG
- a CDS encoding NAD(P)H nitroreductase, protein MLDTTVDYEVLTEAVQLACRAPSLHNSQPWRWVAEGGRLDLYLDPTRAVHGDQSAREALISCGAVLDHLRVAMAAAGWTAEVERFPDAAQPEHLASIGFTAAERVTNLDRFRAGAILSRHTDRLPFMAPSNWEPFATVLYDSVTGPVRLSVLADELRSKLAEASQLTEALRLYDSSYHAELGWWTAPFEVTDGIPESALVSAAESDRVDIGRTFPVTHNRERRVEVGDDHSKIVLLSTASDEPGDALACGEALSTVLLECTMAGLATCPVTHLTEVPAGRALLAGLVGGDGLPQVLVRVGGAPALEKPPVPTPRRPLADVLHLKL, encoded by the coding sequence ATGCTGGACACGACCGTGGATTACGAGGTCCTCACCGAGGCGGTGCAGCTGGCTTGCCGGGCGCCGTCGCTGCACAACAGCCAGCCATGGCGATGGGTGGCCGAAGGGGGCCGGCTGGACCTGTATCTGGATCCGACTCGCGCCGTGCACGGCGACCAGTCGGCGCGGGAAGCGTTGATCAGTTGCGGCGCCGTGCTGGATCACCTGCGGGTCGCGATGGCCGCGGCCGGCTGGACCGCCGAGGTCGAGCGCTTCCCGGATGCCGCGCAGCCCGAGCACCTGGCCTCGATCGGTTTCACGGCCGCAGAACGAGTCACGAATCTGGACCGCTTTCGCGCCGGCGCGATCCTGTCGCGGCACACCGATCGACTGCCGTTCATGGCGCCGAGCAATTGGGAGCCTTTCGCCACGGTGCTGTACGACTCGGTGACCGGCCCGGTGCGGCTGAGCGTGCTCGCCGACGAGCTGCGCTCCAAGCTTGCCGAGGCCTCTCAGCTCACCGAGGCGCTGCGTCTCTACGACTCGTCGTATCACGCTGAACTCGGCTGGTGGACAGCGCCATTCGAGGTTACCGACGGGATTCCGGAGAGTGCGCTGGTCTCGGCGGCCGAAAGCGACCGGGTGGACATCGGGCGGACCTTCCCGGTCACCCACAACCGGGAGCGACGCGTCGAGGTCGGCGACGATCATTCGAAGATCGTGCTGTTGTCGACCGCCAGCGACGAGCCGGGCGATGCACTGGCCTGCGGCGAGGCGCTCTCGACGGTGCTGCTGGAATGCACGATGGCGGGTTTGGCGACCTGTCCGGTAACGCATTTGACCGAGGTGCCCGCAGGCCGGGCGCTGCTCGCCGGACTGGTCGGCGGCGACGGACTGCCGCAGGTGCTGGTGCGCGTCGGTGGCGCGCCGGCGCTGGAGAAGCCGCCGGTGCCGACTCCGCGGCGGCCGCTGGCCGATGTGCTGCATTTAAAGCTCTGA
- a CDS encoding adenylate/guanylate cyclase domain-containing protein gives MADPEIEDLLAGLEGTARAERAELIEWLLGQGITAEEIRGNVSPMLLASRRLVGDDGTYVSAREISESTGVDLEQLQRLQRAIGLPWMDDPDAPVQMRADASIAMHARRFVDAGIDAEQALQTARLLADGLAHTAEFMRFTVLSAIGEPGVTELQIAQRSRDLVAGLAPMLGPFVQDMLMVQLRHQLDIDAVTAGERMAGAPLPGARQISVAFADLVGFTRLGEMVPPEDLVQLAERLTVLGHEIAVPPVRFIKTIGDAVMFVCPEPAPLVDAVLRLVEAAQADDTLPRLRAGVASGEAVSRVGDWFGSPVNTASRITGVARPGTVLVAEPVRVALTESDAFQWSFAGGRHLKGIKSEVNLFRVRRRADD, from the coding sequence GTGGCTGACCCCGAAATCGAGGACTTGCTGGCCGGGCTGGAGGGCACGGCGCGTGCCGAGCGAGCCGAACTGATCGAATGGCTGCTGGGGCAGGGCATCACCGCCGAGGAGATCCGCGGGAACGTCTCACCGATGCTGCTGGCGTCGCGACGACTGGTCGGCGACGACGGCACCTACGTCTCGGCGCGTGAGATCAGTGAATCCACCGGCGTGGACCTCGAACAGTTGCAGCGTCTGCAGCGTGCGATAGGGCTGCCCTGGATGGACGATCCGGACGCTCCGGTGCAGATGCGTGCCGACGCCAGCATCGCCATGCACGCGCGTCGCTTCGTCGATGCCGGTATCGATGCCGAGCAGGCGCTGCAAACCGCTCGGCTGTTGGCCGATGGTTTGGCGCACACCGCGGAATTCATGCGCTTCACGGTGTTGTCCGCGATCGGCGAACCGGGCGTCACCGAGCTGCAGATCGCCCAGCGGTCGCGGGACTTGGTGGCCGGGCTGGCGCCGATGTTGGGTCCGTTCGTCCAGGACATGCTGATGGTGCAGTTGCGCCATCAGCTCGACATCGACGCCGTCACCGCCGGCGAGCGCATGGCGGGCGCACCGCTGCCGGGAGCGCGCCAGATCAGCGTGGCGTTCGCCGACCTGGTCGGCTTCACCCGGCTCGGGGAGATGGTGCCGCCCGAGGACCTGGTGCAGCTCGCCGAGCGATTGACCGTGCTGGGCCACGAGATCGCGGTTCCGCCGGTGCGATTCATCAAGACCATCGGCGACGCGGTGATGTTCGTCTGCCCGGAGCCGGCGCCGCTGGTCGACGCGGTGCTTCGGCTGGTTGAGGCGGCTCAGGCCGACGACACCTTGCCCCGGCTGCGTGCCGGTGTCGCTTCCGGTGAGGCGGTGAGCCGGGTCGGGGACTGGTTCGGCAGCCCGGTCAACACCGCGAGCCGGATAACCGGGGTCGCCCGGCCGGGCACGGTGCTAGTCGCTGAACCGGTGCGGGTGGCGTTGACCGAATCTGACGCTTTCCAATGGTCGTTCGCCGGCGGACGTCACCTCAAGGGCATCAAGAGCGAGGTGAATCTGTTCCGGGTCCGGCGCCGCGCCGACGACTGA
- a CDS encoding pyridoxal phosphate-dependent aminotransferase, with translation MPEVFDALTPEQLRARNTIKWNHFAPDVLALWIAEMDFPTAPAVLDGVRACVANEEFGYPALSSDALPTALSQWCLHRYGWPVQPEWVRVVPDVLKGMEVVIEFLTRPESPVVLPVPAYMPFFDLLTVTGRQRIEIPMTQQDSGRYLMDLDALDAAFAAGAGSLILCNPNNPLGTAFTAEELSAIVDIAARHGARVIADEIHAPLVYDRPHVAAAAVSPAAADTVITLMSASKGWNLPGLMCAQVILSNPRDLAAWRRINMLHTMGAATVGISANLAAYTHGGPWLDALLPYLRANRDHLSQALPAAVPGLRVSHPEATYLAWLDFRALGLPVEPAEILLADARVALSPGIPFGGGRGFARLNFATTRAILDRAIEAIAAALT, from the coding sequence GTGCCTGAAGTCTTCGATGCGCTGACCCCCGAACAACTCCGTGCCCGCAACACCATCAAGTGGAATCACTTCGCCCCCGACGTGTTGGCGCTGTGGATCGCCGAGATGGACTTCCCCACCGCGCCCGCGGTGCTCGACGGGGTGCGTGCCTGCGTGGCCAACGAGGAGTTCGGCTATCCGGCGTTGAGCTCCGACGCGTTGCCCACCGCACTTTCGCAGTGGTGCCTGCACCGCTACGGCTGGCCCGTTCAGCCGGAATGGGTGCGGGTGGTGCCCGACGTCCTCAAGGGCATGGAAGTGGTGATCGAGTTCCTCACCCGCCCGGAGAGCCCGGTGGTGCTGCCGGTGCCGGCCTACATGCCGTTCTTCGACCTGTTGACCGTCACCGGGCGCCAACGCATCGAAATCCCGATGACACAGCAGGACTCGGGCCGCTACCTGATGGACCTGGATGCCCTGGACGCCGCGTTCGCCGCCGGGGCCGGGTCGCTGATCCTGTGCAACCCCAACAACCCGCTGGGCACCGCCTTCACCGCCGAGGAGCTCAGTGCGATCGTGGACATCGCCGCACGCCACGGCGCCCGGGTGATCGCCGACGAGATCCACGCCCCGCTGGTCTACGACCGGCCCCACGTCGCGGCCGCCGCGGTGTCGCCGGCCGCCGCCGACACCGTCATCACGCTGATGTCGGCCTCCAAAGGCTGGAACCTGCCCGGGCTGATGTGCGCCCAGGTGATCCTGTCCAATCCGCGCGACTTGGCGGCGTGGCGCAGGATCAACATGCTGCACACCATGGGCGCCGCCACCGTCGGTATCAGCGCCAACCTGGCCGCCTACACACACGGCGGACCGTGGCTGGACGCGCTGCTGCCCTACCTACGGGCCAACCGCGACCACCTGAGCCAAGCGCTGCCCGCAGCGGTGCCGGGCCTGCGGGTCAGCCACCCCGAAGCCACCTACCTGGCCTGGCTCGACTTCCGGGCGCTGGGACTGCCCGTCGAACCGGCCGAGATCCTGCTGGCCGACGCGCGGGTGGCGCTGAGCCCGGGCATCCCGTTCGGTGGCGGCCGGGGCTTCGCGCGACTGAACTTCGCCACCACCCGGGCCATCCTGGACCGGGCGATCGAGGCGATAGCCGCTGCGCTGACTTGA